In one Bradyrhizobium sp. 4 genomic region, the following are encoded:
- a CDS encoding zinc ribbon domain-containing protein YjdM translates to MTDAMKCPTCNSEHAYQDRGLWVCPECGHEWSGTAEAAADAAQEAGVRDANGNALTDGDSVIVMKDLKVKGSSSVVKGGTKVRNIRLQDATDGHNIACKIDGIGAMNLKSEFVRKA, encoded by the coding sequence ATGACCGACGCGATGAAATGTCCGACCTGCAACTCCGAGCACGCCTATCAGGATCGCGGCCTCTGGGTCTGCCCGGAATGCGGCCATGAATGGAGCGGCACGGCGGAGGCCGCCGCGGACGCCGCGCAGGAGGCCGGCGTGCGCGATGCCAACGGCAATGCGCTCACTGATGGCGACAGCGTCATCGTGATGAAGGATCTCAAGGTCAAGGGCTCCTCCTCCGTCGTCAAGGGCGGCACCAAGGTCCGCAACATCCGCCTGCAGGACGCGACCGACGGCCACAACATCGCCTGCAAGATCGACGGCATCGGCGCGATGAATTTGAAATCGGAGTTCGTGAGGAAGGCGTAA
- a CDS encoding DMT family transporter has translation MDQRTSGADALIRKNDQAPALVGVLCGLAAAVFWALGFAGTRHGLKVGFTPVDLLVHRYVWSGIAFLPLVIRGGISDLCGIGWGRGLALMVLGGPVMSLISYTGFLFVPLGHGSVIQPSCATLGGLLLAALFLKEHVSASRIAGALVIVAGLGVIGAESIGHIGVDGVLGDLTFVLTGLMFAGFGALVRHWRVSAVSAALVINVLSLLLLPIYLMTGGLARIAAIGVGENAIQALAQGVLAGPAALYLFAVSVQRLGVARAAVVPACVPALTVLTGWLLLGEPPTLLQTAGLVTVLCGFYLAQRQQ, from the coding sequence ATGGATCAGCGGACGAGCGGCGCCGACGCTCTCATTCGGAAGAACGATCAGGCGCCGGCGCTTGTCGGCGTGCTCTGCGGCCTTGCCGCGGCGGTGTTCTGGGCGCTCGGCTTTGCCGGCACGCGGCACGGGCTCAAGGTCGGCTTCACGCCGGTCGATCTGCTGGTGCATCGCTATGTCTGGTCCGGCATCGCGTTCCTGCCGCTGGTGATACGCGGCGGAATCTCCGATCTCTGCGGCATCGGCTGGGGCAGGGGCCTTGCGCTGATGGTGCTCGGCGGCCCCGTGATGTCGCTGATCTCCTACACCGGTTTTCTGTTCGTGCCGCTCGGCCATGGCAGCGTGATCCAGCCCTCCTGCGCGACGCTCGGCGGCCTGCTGCTCGCGGCCTTGTTTCTGAAAGAGCATGTCTCCGCGTCGCGCATCGCTGGCGCCCTCGTCATCGTCGCCGGGCTCGGCGTGATCGGCGCGGAATCGATCGGTCATATCGGCGTCGATGGCGTGCTGGGCGATCTCACCTTCGTGCTGACCGGATTGATGTTCGCAGGTTTCGGCGCGCTGGTGCGCCACTGGCGTGTCTCCGCCGTGTCGGCCGCGCTCGTCATCAACGTGCTGTCGCTGCTGCTGCTGCCGATCTACCTCATGACCGGCGGCCTCGCGCGGATCGCGGCGATCGGTGTCGGTGAGAACGCCATCCAGGCGCTGGCGCAGGGCGTGCTTGCGGGTCCGGCTGCGCTTTATCTGTTCGCCGTCTCGGTCCAACGCCTCGGCGTTGCCCGCGCCGCCGTTGTCCCCGCCTGCGTGCCGGCGCTGACGGTGCTCACCGGCTGGCTCCTGCTCGGCGAGCCGCCGACACTATTGCAGACGGCGGGATTGGTGACGGTGCTGTGCGGATTCTATCTGGCGCAGAGGCAGCAATAG
- a CDS encoding (2Fe-2S) ferredoxin domain-containing protein — MIVRSRRAAPVLVCRKCLKRSDDGRDVRRALKSELKANKRDGTKPAKLIVTGCFGLCPKQSIVIASGASLARQEYVLVADRDQVPRALALLDGKPGA; from the coding sequence ATGATCGTGCGCTCGCGCCGCGCGGCGCCTGTCCTGGTTTGCCGCAAGTGCCTCAAGCGCAGCGACGACGGCCGCGACGTCAGGCGTGCGCTGAAATCCGAACTGAAGGCGAACAAGCGCGACGGCACCAAGCCGGCCAAGCTGATCGTGACCGGATGCTTCGGCCTGTGCCCGAAGCAATCGATCGTGATCGCGAGCGGCGCCAGCTTGGCGCGGCAGGAATATGTGCTGGTTGCGGACCGCGATCAGGTGCCGCGAGCGCTCGCGCTGTTGGATGGCAAGCCCGGCGCATGA
- a CDS encoding cell envelope biogenesis protein TolA yields MPKTPKRKLKTYQTSLGFYDQAIAAPSMKAALDAWGARSNLFHQGAAKETDDPDIVAATMEKPGVVLRRPVGSDGAFTEHSELPTDLADDEATPKRKAKSKVKSKPEKRPLKAAKQPARKIDDQQARKAAAAFEKEERRREAERRKEEAARAKERARRDKAVASAQAALDEAKREHESRAEAIEAERAALDERAEAEQSRWDKQRMKLAEAVRRARE; encoded by the coding sequence ATGCCGAAGACACCAAAAAGAAAACTGAAGACCTACCAGACCTCGCTCGGCTTCTACGACCAGGCGATCGCCGCGCCCTCGATGAAGGCGGCGCTGGATGCCTGGGGCGCCAGGTCCAATCTGTTTCACCAGGGCGCCGCGAAGGAGACCGACGACCCTGACATCGTCGCCGCGACGATGGAGAAGCCGGGCGTGGTGCTCCGGCGTCCGGTCGGATCGGACGGGGCGTTCACCGAGCATTCCGAGTTGCCGACCGATCTCGCTGACGACGAGGCCACGCCGAAGCGCAAGGCCAAGTCCAAAGTAAAGTCCAAGCCGGAAAAGCGTCCGTTAAAGGCTGCAAAGCAACCAGCCCGCAAGATCGACGATCAACAGGCGCGCAAGGCCGCCGCGGCGTTCGAGAAGGAAGAGCGGCGGCGGGAAGCCGAGCGCCGCAAGGAGGAGGCCGCTCGCGCCAAGGAGCGCGCGCGCCGCGACAAGGCGGTTGCGAGCGCGCAGGCGGCGCTGGACGAGGCAAAGCGGGAGCACGAATCGCGGGCAGAGGCGATTGAAGCCGAGCGCGCTGCACTCGACGAACGCGCCGAAGCGGAGCAGAGCCGGTGGGACAAGCAGAGGATGAAGCTGGCGGAGGCTGTGCGTCGCGCGCGGGAGTAA
- a CDS encoding transglycosylase SLT domain-containing protein, whose protein sequence is MPGRSKPLLPRLRKLRRRARWMRKTFARAPRMVRIAGGVAMLLAVVVLVNIAYQTMRKPTELFVLVGHALDKDPPETWRQYGPLFRKHATATITPELLAALAQVETSGNPLARTYWRWRWSFNPLAIYRPASSAVGLFQMLDAAYSDAARFCVRGNAVTETGCGSPFLYIRAIPSHAIELASVYLDRNVADVLTRAGDVKASARERQDLAAFIHLCGAGPATAYARRKFQMIADERCGDHLVASHVARVNVMKRQFLRLAAEDGG, encoded by the coding sequence ATGCCAGGACGAAGCAAGCCCCTCCTCCCTCGCCTTCGCAAGCTCAGGCGACGCGCACGATGGATGCGAAAGACCTTTGCGCGCGCACCGCGGATGGTCCGGATCGCGGGTGGCGTGGCGATGCTGCTGGCGGTCGTCGTGCTCGTGAACATCGCCTATCAAACAATGCGCAAGCCGACCGAGCTGTTCGTCCTTGTCGGCCACGCGCTCGACAAGGATCCACCGGAGACCTGGCGGCAATACGGGCCGCTATTCCGCAAGCATGCCACCGCGACGATCACGCCCGAATTGCTGGCCGCGCTGGCGCAGGTCGAGACATCGGGCAATCCGCTCGCGCGCACCTACTGGCGCTGGCGATGGAGTTTTAATCCGCTCGCGATCTACCGGCCCGCCTCCAGCGCCGTCGGCCTCTTCCAGATGCTGGACGCAGCCTATTCCGACGCCGCGCGGTTCTGCGTTCGTGGCAACGCGGTCACGGAGACCGGCTGCGGCTCTCCCTTCCTCTATATCCGCGCAATCCCGAGCCACGCCATCGAGCTGGCATCGGTCTATCTCGATCGCAATGTCGCCGATGTGCTCACCCGTGCAGGCGATGTGAAGGCGAGTGCGCGCGAGCGGCAGGATCTCGCCGCCTTCATCCATCTCTGCGGCGCCGGCCCCGCCACGGCCTATGCGCGCCGCAAGTTCCAGATGATCGCCGACGAGCGCTGCGGCGATCACCTCGTCGCGAGCCATGTCGCCAGGGTCAACGTAATGAAGCGGCAGTTTCTGCGGCTTGCGGCGGAGGATGGCGGTTAG
- the pdxY gene encoding pyridoxal kinase: MLVISIQSQVVHGHVGNSAAAYAMQAEGVNVAAVPTTLLSNHPRYPTLRGRVLETELVADLLRGVEERDLVDEAAVLVTGYLGSSGNAAVIADFVERALTRNSKLVYLCDPVIGDDGRVYVADGILDVVRHRLLPAANLTTPNQFELGLLAGLDIADAQGLRAACAALAGTGHIDVVATGCTLTDTAEGQVETILCADGQLSRFATPRLPIRPSGTGDLLTGLIAAHLAKGTATEAAVRLAVETIFAVLVRTQEAGTVEMHLVPLPTPGR; the protein is encoded by the coding sequence ATGCTCGTCATCTCCATTCAAAGCCAGGTGGTCCACGGCCACGTCGGCAACAGCGCCGCCGCTTATGCCATGCAGGCGGAAGGCGTGAATGTCGCCGCGGTGCCGACCACGCTGCTGTCGAACCATCCGCGCTATCCGACCCTGCGCGGGCGGGTGCTGGAGACCGAGCTCGTTGCAGATCTGCTGAGAGGCGTCGAGGAGCGTGATCTCGTCGACGAGGCCGCGGTCCTCGTCACCGGCTATCTCGGTTCGTCCGGCAATGCCGCTGTCATTGCCGATTTCGTCGAGCGGGCGCTGACCCGCAATTCAAAACTGGTCTATCTCTGCGATCCCGTGATCGGTGACGATGGCCGCGTCTACGTCGCCGACGGCATCCTGGACGTGGTCCGGCACCGGCTGCTGCCGGCCGCCAATCTGACCACGCCGAACCAGTTCGAGCTCGGGCTGCTCGCAGGCCTCGACATCGCGGATGCGCAGGGTCTGCGCGCGGCGTGCGCAGCGCTGGCCGGGACCGGCCACATCGACGTGGTCGCCACCGGTTGCACGCTCACTGATACGGCGGAAGGGCAGGTGGAAACGATTCTGTGCGCCGACGGTCAGTTGTCGCGCTTTGCGACGCCGCGCCTGCCGATCCGCCCCTCAGGCACCGGCGATCTTCTCACGGGCCTGATCGCGGCGCATCTGGCCAAGGGCACAGCGACCGAGGCGGCGGTACGGCTCGCGGTCGAAACCATCTTTGCAGTGCTGGTGCGGACACAGGAGGCGGGCACCGTCGAGATGCATCTCGTGCCGCTGCCGACGCCGGGACGATAA
- a CDS encoding helix-turn-helix domain-containing protein: protein MSEHRAAVRHHTLRTGIVEFDNGTGKIISAPCTIRDVSGTGARLGLNASLWVAEQFTLVFSSGLRKDCRVAWRKGRLIGSAFADGYASADEQAVMMTADEQSRHRLGIGARLRAAREKRGYTQGQLAELIGATPAFVSLAEQGLADIPLYQLMHIADLLMVGLDGLVAGPAPEDVDAA, encoded by the coding sequence ATGAGCGAGCATCGCGCCGCAGTCAGACATCACACGCTGCGCACCGGCATTGTCGAATTCGACAACGGTACCGGCAAGATCATCAGCGCGCCCTGCACGATCCGCGATGTCTCGGGCACCGGCGCGCGCCTTGGCCTCAACGCCTCGCTCTGGGTCGCCGAGCAGTTCACGCTGGTCTTCAGCAGCGGACTGCGCAAGGACTGCCGCGTCGCCTGGCGCAAGGGCCGGCTGATCGGCAGCGCATTCGCGGACGGCTATGCGAGCGCGGACGAGCAAGCCGTGATGATGACCGCGGACGAGCAGTCCCGCCACCGGCTTGGGATCGGTGCGCGCCTCAGGGCTGCGCGCGAAAAACGCGGCTACACGCAAGGCCAGCTCGCCGAACTCATCGGCGCCACGCCGGCCTTCGTCTCGCTGGCCGAGCAGGGCCTGGCGGACATTCCGCTGTACCAGCTGATGCACATCGCCGATCTGCTGATGGTCGGTCTCGATGGGCTCGTCGCAGGACCGGCGCCCGAGGACGTGGACGCGGCGTAG
- a CDS encoding acyl-CoA desaturase: MSVIESVVSAEGAERKMPPGVLVEGPVVEAKFRDSYISFVIMIGGSIAALVWAFWQGIGRVEVSVFAGTFALSTVGIGFMHRYFVHRSFRCGPVMRTLFAAIATMAVQGSILKWVSNHRRHHLHSDKPGDVHSPYYDGDGNPYVTFAKGMMHAQGGWVWDQATTDAGYYAKDILADPIAMFFTRTRWYWYALSAVIIPGAIGYAFGGVHTMTGCILFSGLFRSYLMTMATSMVNSVCHSDGRYGYRRFDLDDGTTNEFVTTILTFGEGLHNNHHRFPRDAYISHAWYEIDINGLIILGLGKLGLVHDIFAAGSRAVRSGDSEDGKRPVADTEAMV, translated from the coding sequence ATGTCCGTAATCGAAAGCGTGGTGTCGGCGGAAGGCGCGGAGCGGAAAATGCCGCCGGGCGTGCTGGTCGAAGGGCCGGTGGTCGAGGCCAAGTTTCGCGACTCCTACATCTCCTTCGTCATCATGATCGGCGGTTCGATCGCGGCGCTGGTCTGGGCCTTCTGGCAAGGCATCGGCCGGGTTGAGGTTTCGGTCTTCGCCGGGACGTTCGCGTTGTCCACGGTCGGGATCGGCTTCATGCATCGCTACTTCGTCCACCGCAGCTTTCGCTGCGGTCCAGTGATGCGGACGCTGTTCGCGGCTATCGCCACCATGGCGGTGCAGGGCTCGATCCTGAAATGGGTGAGCAATCATCGCCGGCATCATCTGCACTCCGACAAGCCCGGCGACGTCCACAGCCCTTACTATGACGGCGACGGCAACCCCTATGTCACATTCGCCAAGGGGATGATGCATGCGCAAGGCGGCTGGGTGTGGGACCAGGCCACCACCGATGCCGGATACTACGCCAAGGATATCCTGGCCGATCCGATCGCGATGTTCTTCACCAGGACACGCTGGTACTGGTACGCGCTCTCGGCGGTGATCATTCCGGGCGCGATCGGCTACGCCTTCGGCGGCGTGCACACGATGACCGGCTGCATCCTGTTCTCCGGCCTGTTCCGCAGCTACCTCATGACCATGGCCACCTCGATGGTCAATTCGGTCTGCCACAGCGACGGCCGCTACGGCTACCGCCGCTTCGATCTCGACGACGGCACCACCAACGAGTTCGTGACCACGATCCTCACCTTCGGTGAAGGCCTCCACAACAACCATCACCGGTTTCCGCGCGACGCCTACATTTCGCACGCCTGGTACGAGATCGATATCAACGGCCTGATCATTCTCGGGCTGGGGAAGCTCGGATTGGTGCACGACATTTTCGCGGCGGGAAGCAGGGCTGTTCGCTCTGGAGACTCGGAGGACGGAAAGCGTCCAGTGGCAGATACCGAAGCGATGGTCTGA
- a CDS encoding Flp family type IVb pilin: MKLKCKWAEFAADESGATAIEYGLIAAGIALAIIEIIYALGTNLVAKLQSLATALK; this comes from the coding sequence ATGAAACTGAAATGCAAATGGGCCGAATTCGCTGCCGATGAATCCGGCGCTACCGCGATCGAATACGGCCTAATCGCAGCCGGCATCGCGCTCGCGATCATCGAGATCATCTACGCCCTCGGCACCAACCTCGTCGCAAAGCTGCAATCGCTGGCGACGGCGTTGAAATGA
- a CDS encoding HdeA/HdeB family chaperone, giving the protein MVQTRVIVLGAFAALLLAAPAKAQVLVDVSKISCDQYITQRITHMQTVNVWLAGFYAGRRNNPVVDTQALNKNGNKLSRFCESHREMPLLDAVEANTK; this is encoded by the coding sequence ATGGTTCAGACAAGAGTGATCGTCCTTGGTGCCTTCGCCGCCCTGCTGCTGGCCGCGCCGGCCAAGGCCCAGGTGCTGGTCGATGTTTCCAAGATCAGCTGCGACCAGTACATCACCCAGCGCATTACCCACATGCAGACCGTGAACGTCTGGCTCGCCGGGTTCTACGCCGGCCGCCGCAACAATCCCGTTGTGGACACCCAAGCGCTGAACAAGAACGGCAACAAGCTCTCGCGCTTCTGCGAGTCGCATCGCGAGATGCCGCTGCTGGATGCGGTCGAGGCCAATACGAAGTAG
- a CDS encoding ParB N-terminal domain-containing protein — translation MPKSESFPIEKIFVPTKIKKALKPEIVGEIAESMLEIGQQAPISVRLDGDRLVLVDGLHRLEACKALGEATILGVLVPAELAQHKPGLAERPEVEAERLKMARLKQLRLEKEAAEASTTALRSVHATDAPRSRSTKGTRDNPKAPPGRTEKARPKTLSDWITQQKGTGSRY, via the coding sequence ATGCCCAAATCGGAAAGCTTCCCGATCGAGAAGATTTTCGTTCCCACGAAAATCAAGAAAGCCCTCAAGCCCGAGATCGTCGGGGAGATCGCGGAAAGCATGCTGGAGATCGGACAACAGGCCCCCATTTCCGTTCGGCTCGACGGAGACCGCCTCGTTCTGGTCGATGGACTGCATCGGCTCGAAGCCTGCAAGGCGCTCGGCGAGGCGACCATTCTCGGCGTCCTGGTCCCGGCCGAGCTTGCTCAACACAAGCCAGGGCTCGCCGAACGACCCGAAGTCGAGGCAGAGCGCCTCAAGATGGCGCGACTGAAGCAGTTGCGCCTGGAGAAGGAAGCCGCTGAGGCATCGACGACTGCCTTGAGGAGCGTCCACGCAACGGATGCACCGCGGTCCCGTTCGACCAAAGGCACCCGCGACAATCCAAAGGCACCACCGGGCCGGACCGAGAAAGCCAGACCGAAAACGTTGTCGGACTGGATCACGCAGCAAAAGGGCACCGGCAGCCGCTATTGA
- a CDS encoding type 1 glutamine amidotransferase domain-containing protein has protein sequence MELSGKKIAILATNGFEQSELEVPRDTLKAAGATVEIISLQPGEIKGWDEKDWGRPVKVDKTLDQAKAGDYDALVLPGGQINPDLLRVEPNALAFIKSIFDAKKVVAAVCHAPWLLVETGIAKGRRMTSYKSIKTDIANAGAKWEDSEVVVDQGIITSRNPGDLKAFSAKIIEEVKEGRHTQRSNAA, from the coding sequence ATGGAACTGTCCGGGAAAAAGATTGCGATTCTTGCGACCAACGGCTTCGAGCAATCGGAGCTCGAAGTGCCGCGTGATACCCTCAAGGCGGCCGGAGCGACCGTCGAGATCATTTCGCTGCAGCCCGGCGAGATCAAGGGCTGGGACGAGAAGGACTGGGGCCGCCCCGTCAAAGTCGACAAGACCCTCGATCAGGCCAAGGCCGGCGATTATGACGCGCTGGTGTTGCCCGGCGGCCAGATCAACCCTGATCTCCTGCGCGTCGAGCCCAACGCGCTGGCCTTCATCAAGAGCATCTTCGATGCCAAGAAGGTCGTTGCCGCGGTCTGCCATGCGCCCTGGCTGCTGGTCGAAACCGGCATCGCGAAGGGCCGCAGGATGACCTCCTACAAATCGATCAAGACCGACATCGCCAATGCCGGGGCGAAGTGGGAGGATTCCGAGGTCGTCGTCGACCAGGGCATCATCACCTCGCGCAACCCCGGTGACCTCAAGGCCTTCAGCGCCAAGATCATCGAAGAGGTGAAGGAAGGCCGCCACACCCAGCGCAGCAACGCGGCGTAA